The following are from one region of the Haloactinomyces albus genome:
- the alr gene encoding alanine racemase: MNDQSTYRADLRIDVGAIRHNVAVLAGHARRSGARTMAIVKSDGYGHGALTVARAALDSGAEWLGVASIAEALQLRRAGIDAPLLCWLYSQDEDITPVIGADVDVSASTVADLHRIATAASGLGRTARVHLKIDTGLNRSGCPAEQWPDLVDSAARAQTEGNVEVVAVWSHLACADEPGHPSIDMQADRFERAYEQAKQAGLRPLRHLANSAAVLTRPDLHFDLVRPGIAVYGLDPVPQAGDHGLRPAMTFRSSVTLTKRIAAGEGVSYGHSWTAEQPATLALVPVGYADGVPRALSGRMWVWLAGKRRPVVGRVCMDQLMVLCGDDAVSDGDEVVLFGPGDRTEPTAAEWADTLGTIHYEIVTGMYRPRVSRTVVETEAES; the protein is encoded by the coding sequence ATGAACGACCAGTCCACGTATCGTGCCGATCTGCGCATCGACGTCGGCGCGATACGTCATAATGTCGCCGTTCTCGCCGGGCACGCGAGGCGTTCCGGAGCACGGACGATGGCGATCGTGAAATCCGATGGCTATGGGCACGGGGCGCTGACCGTGGCGCGGGCCGCCCTGGACTCCGGTGCCGAGTGGCTCGGCGTGGCCTCCATCGCCGAGGCACTGCAGCTGCGCCGAGCGGGCATCGATGCGCCGCTGCTGTGCTGGCTGTACTCCCAGGACGAGGACATCACCCCGGTCATCGGCGCCGACGTCGACGTGTCCGCCTCGACCGTGGCCGACCTGCACAGGATCGCGACAGCAGCCTCCGGTCTCGGCCGCACCGCCCGGGTGCACCTCAAGATCGACACGGGACTGAACCGCAGCGGTTGTCCCGCCGAGCAGTGGCCCGACCTCGTCGACAGCGCCGCGCGGGCACAGACGGAGGGGAATGTCGAGGTGGTCGCGGTGTGGTCGCATCTTGCCTGCGCCGACGAGCCCGGTCATCCGTCGATCGATATGCAGGCCGACCGGTTCGAGCGAGCCTACGAACAGGCCAAGCAGGCGGGTCTGCGCCCGCTGCGCCACCTGGCGAACTCGGCGGCGGTGTTGACCCGCCCCGATCTGCATTTCGATCTCGTCCGGCCGGGGATTGCCGTCTACGGTCTGGATCCGGTCCCGCAGGCGGGAGACCACGGTTTGCGCCCGGCGATGACGTTTCGTTCCTCCGTGACGCTGACGAAGCGCATCGCCGCGGGCGAGGGCGTTTCCTACGGGCACTCGTGGACGGCGGAGCAGCCCGCCACCCTCGCGTTGGTGCCGGTCGGCTACGCCGACGGGGTGCCGCGCGCTCTCTCCGGTCGGATGTGGGTCTGGCTGGCGGGCAAACGCCGGCCGGTCGTCGGCCGCGTGTGCATGGACCAGCTCATGGTGCTGTGCGGCGACGATGCGGTTTCCGATGGGGACGAGGTGGTGCTGTTCGGTCCGGGGGACCGAACGGAGCCGACTGCTGCGGAATGGGCTGACACGCTGGGCACAATCCATTACGAGATCGTTACCGGGATGTATCGTCCTCGGGTGAGCCGAACCGTGGTGGAAACGGAGGCCGAGTCGTGA
- a CDS encoding alpha/beta fold hydrolase, whose translation MRPWQALVWTSGVLGAAVTGTVMGAAAHSSRIAAQRLSGVDGDPYAGEPLGRLKPTRQSTVAADDGVPLAVQEIMPADGFEADLTVVFVHGYTLDSRCWHFQRRDLPDLTDPRVRVVLYDQRSHGRSGHSGRKNSTIEQLGKDLDAVLRATVGKGSIMLVGHSMGGMAIMALAEQRPKLFAERVSAVALIGTSAGAVGASGLPKPWLSRHNPLTRGLGVVAGWQSGLVERARRTGSQLTWSIVRNLAFGGGEVSTALVDLVDDMIAGTTVEVVTDFLDTIGSHDRKAALAGLRHCEVLVLGGDCDRLTPFSHAEAIADELPDAELVRVDGGGHMVILDRHEFVTAHLVGLLRRVVARATGQSGRDQEGVSGT comes from the coding sequence GTGAGACCGTGGCAGGCCCTCGTCTGGACCAGTGGTGTGTTGGGGGCCGCCGTGACCGGCACGGTGATGGGGGCCGCCGCGCACAGCTCCCGTATCGCCGCGCAGCGGCTCAGTGGTGTCGACGGTGATCCCTATGCGGGCGAACCGCTCGGGCGTCTCAAACCCACTCGGCAGTCCACGGTGGCCGCCGATGACGGTGTGCCGCTGGCGGTGCAGGAGATCATGCCCGCCGACGGCTTCGAGGCGGATCTGACCGTGGTCTTCGTGCACGGTTACACACTGGACTCGAGGTGCTGGCACTTCCAGCGCAGGGACCTGCCGGATCTCACCGACCCGCGCGTGCGGGTGGTGCTCTACGACCAGCGCAGCCACGGCCGCTCGGGCCATTCCGGCAGGAAGAACAGCACGATCGAACAGCTCGGCAAGGATCTCGATGCGGTCCTGCGCGCCACGGTCGGCAAGGGATCGATCATGCTGGTCGGCCATTCGATGGGTGGGATGGCGATCATGGCGCTGGCGGAACAGCGACCGAAGCTGTTCGCCGAGCGCGTCTCGGCGGTGGCGCTGATCGGTACGTCGGCCGGCGCCGTCGGCGCCTCCGGCCTGCCCAAACCGTGGTTGTCCCGGCACAACCCGCTGACCCGGGGACTCGGTGTGGTCGCCGGATGGCAGTCGGGACTGGTCGAACGCGCGCGCCGCACCGGTTCCCAGCTCACCTGGAGCATCGTTCGTAATCTGGCCTTCGGCGGAGGTGAGGTCAGCACCGCCCTGGTCGATCTGGTGGACGACATGATCGCGGGAACGACGGTCGAGGTGGTCACGGATTTCCTGGACACCATCGGTTCCCATGACCGGAAGGCGGCCCTGGCCGGGCTGCGCCACTGTGAGGTGCTGGTGCTCGGTGGCGACTGCGATCGGCTGACACCGTTCTCGCATGCCGAGGCGATCGCCGATGAGTTGCCGGATGCCGAGCTGGTGCGCGTCGACGGTGGCGGGCACATGGTCATCCTGGATCGCCACGAGTTCGTCACCGCACACCTGGTCGGGCTGCTCCGCAGGGTCGTGGCCCGGGCCACCGGGCAGAGCGGCCGGGATCAGGAAGGGGTGAGCGGCACATGA
- the tsaE gene encoding tRNA (adenosine(37)-N6)-threonylcarbamoyltransferase complex ATPase subunit type 1 TsaE: MSETGTRTHECLREADSLEFGRELGARLRAGDLVLLAGPLGAGKTVLVKGIAAGMGVTGPVTSPTFVIARVHRPGGDDGTTLVHVDAYRLTALDELDDLDLDTDLTDAAVVVEWGEGVAERLGDEYLVVRLHRRDDDVREITLEPHGTSWAERIVS; encoded by the coding sequence ATGTCGGAGACCGGAACGCGGACCCACGAGTGCCTGCGGGAAGCCGACTCGCTGGAGTTCGGTCGAGAGCTGGGTGCGCGGCTGCGTGCCGGGGACCTCGTGTTGCTGGCGGGACCGCTCGGCGCGGGTAAGACCGTGCTCGTCAAGGGGATCGCCGCCGGTATGGGCGTCACCGGCCCGGTGACCTCGCCGACGTTCGTGATCGCGCGGGTGCACCGGCCCGGTGGGGACGACGGGACGACGCTGGTGCACGTGGACGCCTACCGTCTGACCGCGTTGGACGAGCTCGACGACCTGGATCTGGACACGGACCTCACCGATGCCGCTGTCGTGGTGGAGTGGGGCGAGGGCGTCGCCGAGCGTTTGGGGGACGAGTACCTCGTGGTGCGGCTGCACCGGCGCGACGATGACGTTCGCGAGATCACTCTGGAGCCGCACGGCACGTCCTGGGCCGAGCGGATCGTGAGCTGA
- a CDS encoding IclR family transcriptional regulator, with protein MAVGQDGAGRKASDRKSPDRGGTEQPKSGQGGGVQSVERTFELLELMADAGGEVALSDLAEASALPLPTIHRIMRTLVSRGYARQQPSRRYALGPSLIRLGETASRALGSWARPYLAELTEATGETSNMAVLEGTQIVYVSQVPSQHSMRMFTEVGRRVDAHATAVGKAVMATMPADTVTQVLSRSSMAPQTERTITTIDDMRTELDKIREVGYALDDGEQEVGVRCYAVAVPDAPAGSAISISGPEGRMTRIAADEVIPLMQRLARELGTELSTTAEPS; from the coding sequence ATGGCGGTTGGGCAGGACGGTGCCGGTCGGAAGGCATCCGATCGGAAGAGTCCCGACCGGGGTGGGACGGAACAACCCAAGTCCGGCCAGGGCGGAGGCGTGCAGTCGGTCGAACGCACCTTCGAACTGCTGGAGTTGATGGCCGATGCGGGCGGCGAGGTGGCGCTGAGCGATCTCGCCGAGGCCTCCGCACTCCCCCTGCCGACGATCCATCGGATCATGCGCACCCTTGTCAGCAGGGGATACGCGCGCCAGCAGCCGTCACGGCGTTACGCTCTCGGCCCCAGCCTGATCCGGCTCGGCGAGACGGCCAGCCGCGCACTCGGTTCCTGGGCACGCCCGTACCTGGCCGAACTCACCGAAGCCACCGGCGAAACCTCCAACATGGCCGTGCTCGAAGGCACGCAGATCGTCTACGTCTCGCAGGTGCCCTCACAGCACTCGATGCGAATGTTCACCGAGGTGGGCAGGCGCGTCGATGCGCACGCGACGGCTGTCGGCAAGGCCGTGATGGCCACCATGCCCGCCGACACCGTCACGCAGGTGCTGTCCCGCTCGAGTATGGCGCCACAGACCGAGCGCACCATCACCACGATCGACGACATGCGCACGGAGCTGGACAAGATCCGTGAGGTCGGCTATGCACTCGACGACGGGGAGCAGGAAGTCGGCGTGCGCTGCTATGCCGTCGCCGTGCCCGATGCCCCCGCGGGCTCCGCGATCTCCATCAGCGGGCCGGAGGGACGCATGACCCGGATCGCTGCCGACGAGGTCATCCCGCTGATGCAGCGGCTCGCCCGGGAACTCGGCACCGAACTCAGCACCACCGCCGAGCCTTCCTGA
- the aceB gene encoding malate synthase A has protein sequence MSQSTPSGSEIAQGVQVLGGTVERGDEILTPEALDFVARLQRAFGSRRDELLERRKQRREEAARTGKLDFLEETREIRESDWQVAEAPPALRDRRVEITGPTDRKMSVNALNSGARVWLADLEDANTPHWSNVVSGQVNLYDVIRKQVELTTPEGKQYKLRDGIEHAVPLVRPRGWHFDERHILVDGKPAVGALVDFGLYFFHNAREGLERGSGPYFYLPKMESHLEARLWNDVFVQAQQELGIPHGSVRATVLIETIPAAFEMEEILYELRDHSGGLNAGRWDYLFSVIKTFRSAGSDFILPDRNGVGMTVPFMRAYTELLVRTCHKRGAFAIGGMAAFIPNRRDPEVTEKAMAKIHDDKKREANDGFDGSWVAHPDTVSVCKEEFDAVLGEKPNQLDRKREDVSVTAADLVNVAATPGDKTIEGLRAAVDIGVRYIVSWLGGNGAAAIHNMMEDAATAEISRSQIWQWLHNGVVLAEGQQVTKELIHEVLGDAEKQLRSEDGFPVENLGRAVELFERVAVADEFVDFLTLPAYDYID, from the coding sequence ATGTCCCAATCCACTCCGTCAGGATCGGAAATCGCGCAGGGCGTGCAGGTGCTCGGCGGCACTGTCGAACGTGGCGACGAGATCCTCACCCCTGAGGCCCTCGACTTCGTCGCCCGCTTGCAGCGCGCGTTCGGCAGCCGCCGTGACGAGCTTCTGGAACGCCGTAAGCAGCGACGCGAGGAAGCCGCCCGGACCGGTAAGCTGGACTTCCTCGAAGAAACCCGCGAGATCCGCGAGTCCGACTGGCAGGTCGCCGAGGCGCCCCCTGCGCTGCGTGACCGCCGGGTCGAGATCACCGGTCCGACCGACCGCAAGATGTCGGTCAACGCGCTCAACTCCGGTGCCAGGGTGTGGCTGGCCGACCTGGAGGACGCCAACACCCCGCACTGGTCCAACGTCGTGTCCGGCCAGGTCAACCTCTACGACGTGATCCGCAAGCAGGTGGAGCTGACCACGCCGGAGGGCAAGCAGTACAAGCTTCGCGACGGCATCGAGCACGCCGTGCCGCTGGTGCGCCCGCGCGGCTGGCACTTCGACGAGCGCCACATTCTGGTCGACGGCAAGCCCGCCGTCGGTGCGCTGGTGGACTTCGGTCTGTACTTCTTCCACAACGCTCGTGAGGGGCTCGAGCGGGGAAGCGGCCCGTACTTCTACCTGCCGAAGATGGAAAGCCATCTGGAAGCGCGGCTGTGGAACGACGTCTTCGTGCAGGCCCAGCAGGAGCTCGGCATCCCGCACGGCTCGGTGCGCGCAACGGTGCTCATCGAGACCATCCCGGCGGCGTTCGAGATGGAGGAGATCCTCTACGAGCTGCGCGACCACAGCGGGGGCCTCAACGCGGGCCGCTGGGACTACCTGTTCAGCGTCATCAAGACCTTCCGCTCGGCGGGCAGCGACTTCATCCTGCCCGACCGCAACGGTGTCGGAATGACCGTGCCGTTCATGCGTGCCTACACCGAACTGCTGGTGCGCACCTGCCACAAGCGCGGTGCGTTCGCCATCGGCGGTATGGCGGCGTTCATCCCGAATCGCCGTGACCCGGAGGTCACGGAGAAGGCCATGGCCAAGATCCACGATGACAAGAAGCGTGAGGCCAACGACGGCTTCGACGGCTCCTGGGTCGCCCACCCCGACACGGTGTCGGTGTGCAAGGAGGAGTTCGACGCGGTGCTCGGCGAGAAGCCGAACCAGCTCGACCGCAAGCGCGAGGACGTCTCGGTGACCGCCGCCGACCTGGTCAACGTCGCCGCCACGCCGGGGGACAAGACCATCGAGGGCCTGCGGGCGGCCGTGGACATCGGGGTGCGCTACATCGTGTCGTGGCTGGGTGGCAACGGCGCGGCCGCCATCCACAACATGATGGAGGATGCGGCGACCGCCGAGATCTCGCGGTCGCAGATCTGGCAGTGGCTGCACAACGGTGTCGTCCTCGCCGAGGGACAGCAGGTCACCAAGGAGCTCATCCACGAGGTGCTCGGCGATGCCGAGAAGCAGTTGCGCAGTGAGGACGGTTTCCCGGTCGAGAACCTCGGCCGGGCGGTCGAACTGTTCGAGCGGGTGGCGGTGGCCGACGAGTTCGTCGACTTCCTGACCCTGCCCGCCTACGACTACATCGACTGA